The genomic segment GGCTGTTCTTCTTGTCTTTGACTGGGGAGGTTCTGCCAGAGCGAGGCAAGCGTTCGGGGTCACTGTAGCGCCCCCCATCTCGGCTGCTCCCTCCCGGGCTGCGGTCCAAAGAGCCGCCATGACGCCGCAGACCAAAGTTACTGCCATCAGGAGAGTGCTCCAGCCGCCAACCGTCATCTAAAGGTCTCTTTTTGCGGGACAAATCTCTGCTTTGCAACTCCCGCTCCCGTTCTAGTGACCAGCTCTCATGGGAGCGCCTGTCCAGACGGTCTGCCGGGTCAAAACCTCGCATCCTCTCGTGTGCACCGAGGCCAGACCATTCAGCAGAGTAGAGATCCCTGTCTCTGAAGCGAGCAGGAAGTGGAGGGGACCGCTCTCTCGCTCTCACTGGATCAGAAAGGCGGTGTGAATAAGGCTCGGTGGCTAATTCATAGTGTGGCAGGGGGAGAGGAAGCTGCGTATACGGCTGCTGCTGGTAGCGAGTCTCTGCTTCTGCAAAGTCCACTCTGAGTCTCCTGTCGGGGCCACCGAGAGGGAAGCCACGCATGTGAGTATACCCAGCCTGAGCAGCATCCAGGCTCTCATACTGGATATAAGCCCATGCGTCACCTTTCCTGTAGTCTATAGTCCTGATGGTCCCGAAGCGGTCAAACTCTTTGGCAAGTGCAGCAAGTGGAACCCAAGGCCCGAGCCCCCCCACCCACAGCCTGGTCGAGGGCGTAGGTTTCCCATATCCTATTTTAATCGGGCTGTGGCCCAGGATTTTCCCAGCCATGGCCACTTTGGCCCGATGAGCCATGTCAAGGTTCTCAAACTTGATGAATCCATAGGTGTTGCTCTGGCCTCTCACTGTGCGCTTAATGTCCACCTCTGTAATCACTCCAAACCTGTCAAACGCCCTCCTCAGGTCGCTCTCCGTCACAGTCACGTCCAAATTGCCCAAAAACAAAGTCCTGTTTGCCCTCTGGTCGTCCTCGGGGCTCAACATGTCCTCATCGCGGAAACACTCGGGAATGTAAGGCGGTCTGTTTCTGCCTTCGTACACGGGAAAATCTCTGTCTCTGTCCAGGTCTCTGAGGTGAGGAGGCGGCGGAGGGGGAGGGGGCAGACGGCCCAGAGCCAGCTGCTGTAGCCGGTAGTCTCTGAACCCCATACCTGTGGGTGACAGAGCTTTCTGAGCGTGGAGGGGTCTGTGTCCCGCGGGGAAGCCGTCTTTAGCAACCGGGGAGCGGCTCCTCCGTCTGCTCATGTAGACTGTCTCTATTTTCAGCGGCCGATCGTACAGCACCAGCTTCCCGCGGGCGTGTTTGGCAGCACGGGCGTCATCGGGTCGCCTGAAGTTCACAAACGCGACCCTCTCGTCGTTTTCTCGGGTTATTTTAACGCTTACGTCCCCAAACTTCCTGAACTCGTGGAACAGGCCGTCCTCTATGTCCTCGTCGTTGAGCTGGGAGCCCAGCTCGCTGATTTTCAAAGTCTTGTACTCACTTCCTGGGTTTGACGGAGGCCTCGGGTCGCTGCGTGAACCCGACCTGGAGGATTCCGCGGCGAGGTCAGCGCCACCGTGCGGCTTGTTCACGGAAACAACTCCGTAGTCGTAGCCGCTGCTAGTCCGACTGGATGAGTTGTGTCCGTCCGAATCCCTCAGGTCTCTTTTGTCGTTGTGTAAGCTCCTCCTGGATGTAGAGCCGCTGTAAGCAGAGCCGTTACCCGTGTTGCCGCTAACCGCCGACAGGGCTCCGCTCTTCTTGCTGCTCGGGTGGCTTCCTCCTCGGTCTCTGCTATCATCCAGCGCCCGGGAGCGCTTCTTCATCGGCGATCGCTCTTTCCCCTTCATTTCTAAAAGTCTGTCTGCCGACACTGAGCCGCTTTAATGAACTCTACTACTGAAATCGAGCTGAACTTAAAGCGCTTCCCACTGCACTCTCAGGCGAGCAACGTAAGCGCCATGTTGGATTACTTGCACTACTGTACAGGAAGTCCCGCCTCCTTCCCTGTAAAACAAGCCGATTGGCGCCGTGGCTTGTCAATCCATGAAAAAGGAAACCAGCTCACCTATTATAAAAGAGGGTGCGGCTGTGCTGCTGAGGTCAAAGTACAGTCCTGCAGGCAGAAGCTTATTTTAAAACGGGTTGTGGGATTGTGGTTGAAGCACTGCATAAACAGAAGAGGCCCAAAGCAAGAGAGCATATGGCTTTTAGATTACTATaactttcattttcttattgaaatataaaagaaaaatataattttttataatttttgaaGATTTAGTATACATCAAAAGTGGCGTAATGTCTGCACAGGAAGGCTCCAGGTGCCCTTGAAGTGAGGTAACTGATGTATTGTGTAATACTAGACAGGAAAAACAGTGGCGGGGGGATGGGCTGACTGCCATAATACGTAGAGCTAGGATCAAACAAGTTATTTGCATCTGTGCGGTGCTGTGTCTGAAATAGCCCGGTAGGTGCAGCTGGTCATTGCCCCTATTCGAAGAACAGAGTTGTGGAAATGTGATGAGCTGAGGGAACAGTTTTTAGATTGAAGTGCACGCCTTAACTGAGAGGTAACTTGCAGGATAATGTGTAAGATTTGAATAGTCTGATTTTCTAAACCGTAATCACAGTTTCATTTCTAGCCTTTAGGTATGATGAGAACCAATCAAGAACCTGATCTGTTAAACCGAGTGAATCATGATAATCAGATATTTTCAGTATCCTCCTTCCTTCAGATTGCTCGTGTTAAATGTCACAGTCTGTGGCAATTTCTTAAACTTTTCGATCTCTGCTGGTTATTGTAAGCACAATTTATTCGCCATTAGAAGTGCAAACTGTGCTTTAAGAAGTGAACAGCGGT from the Oreochromis aureus strain Israel breed Guangdong linkage group 5, ZZ_aureus, whole genome shotgun sequence genome contains:
- the LOC116333897 gene encoding RNA-binding protein 15-like, with protein sequence MKGKERSPMKKRSRALDDSRDRGGSHPSSKKSGALSAVSGNTGNGSAYSGSTSRRSLHNDKRDLRDSDGHNSSSRTSSGYDYGVVSVNKPHGGADLAAESSRSGSRSDPRPPSNPGSEYKTLKISELGSQLNDEDIEDGLFHEFRKFGDVSVKITRENDERVAFVNFRRPDDARAAKHARGKLVLYDRPLKIETVYMSRRRSRSPVAKDGFPAGHRPLHAQKALSPTGMGFRDYRLQQLALGRLPPPPPPPPHLRDLDRDRDFPVYEGRNRPPYIPECFRDEDMLSPEDDQRANRTLFLGNLDVTVTESDLRRAFDRFGVITEVDIKRTVRGQSNTYGFIKFENLDMAHRAKVAMAGKILGHSPIKIGYGKPTPSTRLWVGGLGPWVPLAALAKEFDRFGTIRTIDYRKGDAWAYIQYESLDAAQAGYTHMRGFPLGGPDRRLRVDFAEAETRYQQQPYTQLPLPLPHYELATEPYSHRLSDPVRARERSPPLPARFRDRDLYSAEWSGLGAHERMRGFDPADRLDRRSHESWSLERERELQSRDLSRKKRPLDDGWRLEHSPDGSNFGLRRHGGSLDRSPGGSSRDGGRYSDPERLPRSGRTSPVKDKKNSLDAGLVDKKRRTRSPSEPRSGSEKGRKQKASDSSKSPAKKEDRSENLSSSTNSSKPGQQPDPDADKQKLSQAWQGVLLLKNSSFPTSLHLLEGDMKVAASLLVDGSTGGQASQLKISQRLRLDQPKLDEVSRRIKAAGSSGYAILLALPWKSDDSGAQDAVNSTERPLKNLVSYLKQKEAAGIISLPAGGGRDKDHGGVLHAFPPCEFSQQFLDASAKAFAKSEDDYLVMVIIRGAS